In Candidatus Binatia bacterium, the genomic window TCTCCTGAACGGGCAGTCCGAGGCCGAGAGGCGTGCTCTCGAACAGGCCCATGTCGATGTCGCGGTCCCAATCGAGATCACGCTCGGAGACCCACTGCGCCTCGGCCGCCTTCACGTAAAGGCGCCGGAGCTCCTCCACCTCGGGGTCATAGTTCCACTGGTAGATGACCTCGGTCTCGGTCTTGAAGGGGGGCTCTTGGGTCTCGGTCGTGACTCGGAAATCGCTCATCGGGAAATGCCTCCGTTTTCGGCGTTGTGCGCGTCGTGCAGCACCGCCTCGTAGATCTGTCGGATGATGCCCTGCAGCTCGCGCACGGCGGTTCCTCGATCACCGGTCTCGATCGCCTTCAGGCAGGCGTCGATCGTCGGGAGAAGCCGGGCCGGGTCGCGGCCGTAGCGGCGGCGCGCTCCGGCCATCGGCGGGGCTTCGAGGAAGCTGCGCATCCGGCGGGCCAACATCTGCCAAACGGTGTTTCGGGTCATGTCGGACAGGAGGACCACGATCTCGCGGAGGACCTCGTGTCGATCCGCCGGATCGCCCGCGAGCTGGTCCCGCAGACGGCGAAGCTCGTCGAGCTGTTCGGGCGTGTGACGCTCGATGGCGAGCCGCCCCATCTCGAGCAGCAAAGGCGACATCACCTCCACCAACTCCGTGAGGAGCGAGAGGTGGATGTGGTCTCCATGGAAGATCATCGAAGGCAACGCGTCGAACGAGGCTTCCGTGCGCGGCCGCACCGTGACCCCGTCTCCCTGCCGAACCGCCACGAGCCCCAA contains:
- a CDS encoding FadR/GntR family transcriptional regulator → MGTGPANNETAPKVVSFKPPARRRLHEDVADQLRDAIFDGRFVAGEKLPPERELAEEFQVNRTSVREAIKVLEGLGLVAVRQGDGVTVRPRTEASFDALPSMIFHGDHIHLSLLTELVEVMSPLLLEMGRLAIERHTPEQLDELRRLRDQLAGDPADRHEVLREIVVLLSDMTRNTVWQMLARRMRSFLEAPPMAGARRRYGRDPARLLPTIDACLKAIETGDRGTAVRELQGIIRQIYEAVLHDAHNAENGGISR